cagaaagatagaaaaaaaaaagattaaagaagTCAGAATTTTTTGGAGGGAAAATGTCGCGGGCTTTTCTGGATAGTGGCCGCATCAAAGAACAGTGTAAAAACAATGGTAATCCTCACTTTTTCACGTTTTAGGGTTTGTGAAATTTTTGCAGTTCTTCACTACTATGTGTCGGTTATTCTCGTTATGGTGAAGTAACAAGCTCAGTGACTAATCGTCATTCTTTACtcacttttcaaataaaaataaacgaatatttattatttatttaggattcaatatattttaaaagtttttaactgtttttctttcaaactttaattcatattttcaacttaagttaacaaaaattatatttatttattttcaaaattagtttaaaatgaaaagatttcGAACTAAAACATATctaattctatttattatttctaattttgtcCTACatcttaatttcttaattttatatatatgtaacttaattttttagacttttaagttaatataattcTATACTTTTGATCTCATTTAACATAATATCATTACAGGTCTTTTTGTTTCCGGTGAtttgacaaaacaaaaatacccaaagtttcaaaactatttatgtaacattttaatacaaataatattttattttaaatttttttatttcatggaataacctattttaatttatagtttgaaAACATCatatagtattttataaaattctattatgactttttattctaattcaaaccttatattttaactttaatttatattttaaaattactttttgcatcaatttattttataaagttataaacaCTTAAGTATCGAatgtcaaataatttaaattactattatcatataatttatgattatttcctaaactgatatatatatatatatatatatatatatatatatatatatatatatatatatatatatatatatatatatatatatatatatagttttatgttttctataaatttaaatatttttaattaagttttcttaaattatattatcaattatctaacattttcatatttttaaattaaatattttaccttaatttttattgatatgatataacttttattttatatttttattatttaaattaatggaAATAAATCTATACATATATTTCTacacttttttataaatagttttattggattgtgaaataattttaaattatttaaataaaaaatatttttaaaaataaataactttttaattttattatagatcattttttattatctaaatgaatttttattacgagtaattatctaaatttaagtataataatTGGCAacgtaaaattaaaagaatatattgtaagtaattatttaaatttaaaatgtagttactaaaaaataaacttagaaaataattatacatatcAAAAGATTAAATCTCTTTATTAATAGGAAGTAAGTATTTGCATTCaaaaaacaaatcattgaaaagataaaatcggaaaaaaaatatgaaaaaaataataatctttcaATAACTAATGAAAACACATTAagtcatatttttattagataattaaattcaaataaatggTAACTTAAaagattacaataaaaaaaataaataaataaatttaatttaactgtcacttaataaataaaaatagaaacataatcagtttaaaataacaattgttTAAAAGGtcaaattacaaaaaaagaTTAAGTGTAAggaagataaataaaaataaaaatttaatttaaattctcttataaattaaatttatttcattttaatttctgatatttttttcaattaattgtctaaaaaatttatatttgtcaATAATGTATATAGTCCACTAAAATGACTTAACCATTTGACttttgttttagtatttttgaaattaaagtttaaaaattttatttttgaagttattttcaaaatgttCTGTTTTTTTACTATAATCTAAAAATTACTGATTTTAAACattcaataaaagaataattttaattagaatttcgattaaaaatttcaaaaacttttaatatttaatttagctgtttttttatttttcatatccaGATAAATaagcaataaaaatataaaataaaatctatatcACTTTAATTAACCATGTcaccttaattaatataaaaattcttaaaaaacattaaattttaaattctcagATAATTGTTTTAGTAAAGGCTCgattagaaatatataaatacatcaATGATTTAtatcttttgcttttttttttaatatttatacctAGATAAAGAGATTATTTTTGtgcttatatttatttttcatagttatccattaaataaaaataagaataataattttaacaattttactgttttttttaaatttaatatttttttttaattttataatcttttcaaatttaaccgtttttatgataaaattacttataaaataaataaataatatttacaataaaattaaatatgtttaatttcataattgtgataataatagtaataattttattattctgtaTTATCATATAATAGTACATTTCCATATAATTTTTGGATTTGAAGATGTAGAGGGTAAGAAGTCTGAAGTTGAACACGTCATAGAGTTAGGAATAATgtccaaaatataatttatatgttactaattttgaaaaactaaattatgtaGAAGATATATAGTTTCTATGTAAAAGTGTAGTGGGGAGAAATTgtgtaaaagaaattataatatttgattataattgtCATCGTTATTATGctattataaatattcattatttgtaatcaaaatcaaatttgatgttaCATTTAACCCTTATAACATGAAAAAACCAAACttgaaatgattaaaaaaattgataatttttaataaaggtTCGCATTAGAAATATACTACTGTGAGCATAATACATATGTGCAAGACAGATTGGAAAACTAGTGTAACTTTCTTTATAAATGTGATAGCAATTTTTGTGCCTAAAAACTGGAAACTTGTAGTTTTATTCCTCCTATGGGCTTGGAAAGCCAGAATAGTCCTTTGCtctttattacttttataacaaAACCCATTACCgcaaaatatattacatatatatgaAGTCATTGCATGTTAAAGCCAATGCACTCACATGGGATATgttcagttttttttagtaaatactAATTTTTCAAAGCACAACAATGTTATGTTCAGTTCCtttaataaatactaatttCAAAGCACAACAATGTTATGTTCAGTTTCTTTAGTAAATTCTAATTTCAAAGCACAACAATATCTAACTGAAAATTCCAACTGATGATAAACAAAGCAAAGGATGCAAATGAAAACCAGTAATACCTCCTTGCCTCTAGACAGCTGGAACAATATCTAAGGACTTGTCATATCAAGTGTGATCATGCGGCAGCTACTACTGCATAGACACAAAAGGTAATTGTTcttatctaatttaaatttgaagaacTACCAAAAGAACTGAGTCCAAAATTGTCATTAGGACATCAAACTTTGCTTCCCGGCAAAAGGGTTATACGTAAACACATTAAGCCCATTCATTTTCAGTTCAGGAGCCCTAGGTTTGTATTATTTGCTGCTAAAATAATATGGGGGTAATGCTCCGGGATCAAGCTCCCAGAAGCCTCTCAGATTGCCCCCATGTTCTTCTGTTAATTTAAAGGCAGGGATTTGGTGGGAGAACCTCAGCAACTCTTTCCAAAATATTCTCATGGTCCTAGCTGATCGTGCATTTAAGTTGCTCTTAAAAACTGACTTATAACCACTCACCAACTCCAAAGGTACAACATCCATCCACAAATCATTTTCTCCAACAACTTCCACTATGTCATACTTCAAATTTGCCAGATCAGAACGTTTTATTTTAGTCGTCCAATTCTTGTACAATGCCCAAATTTCGCCTTTCCTTGGAAAAATTTCATATTCCTTCTTACTGTTAGTAATAGTCTGCACCTGATGTGAAATAGAACGGGTGTCAGAATACGTGTAGGGACTGGCACAcgttttgattttaaatctgCCAATGGAAATAAGCATGTCTTTATCTTCCCATCTGAGACAGTTTTCTGGTATCCAGCAGTTAGTAAGATAAGTAACTTGCAACTCAGGTTCTGGTCTGATCCTAATCTTCTTAATCTGACCATAGTATTTTGGTAGTCCATCCTCATCCCCGTAAAATGCCCAAATTTGGCCAACCTGAAACTTTTCTATGGACCTCCCACCATCAAAATTATAGAACTCGGGATCTGGAATTTCAAAAGCCTCCGCGTCTGAGGATGAAAGATTACTACCAGTATGTTCAACGGGATCCTTGTTCTCCTTTGAAGAATTGTTTCTTTCCAAATTATGCTTTGCAGTAGATGCATCTACCTCCCTGGCAAATTTCGACATATCTGAAGACCTTGTGCCATTCCCACTAGACGGACAATGTCCCACATTTATATCCAAATCTCCAGGAACATCAATTTCCTCAATATTCCTTGGCAGGGATACAGGATCAAGTTCCCAAGAGCCTACAGGAACACCAACTCTTTCCTGACCAGTCATTTTAAAAGATGGAACCCTGTGAGAAAATCTGAATAACTCAGCTGATGGAATTTGTATGGTATGCTTGCCTCCATCCAGTTGAGAGAAGAGAGATGTAAAACCTTTCAATTTACCCAGGTATGCAACAACTACTCCCACACCTTCAATGTAATCTGATAAGATTTCGACAAATTCAAAATCATACTGCCTATGAGACTCCGCATCCATATGCCATTTGATATCCCAATTTTTAAAAAGAGCCCAAGTTTCTCCCTTTCTAGGATATACTTTATACCTACTGCGGCCATACTTTTCACAAACAATAAGATGGGAGAACATCAGTGGATCTTCGGTAATTTCTGTATTACCAAGTCTATGTTCCCCACAAGCAACTGGCAATTGCTCATTTATCCAGTGGATTTCATCTTTCTCTTCTGCGTCTGGTTCAAACCATGTTATACGCAACTTGAATCCAGGAGAGAAAACTTTTTTGATTAAAGCATAGAATCGAGGCATACCATCAACAGTATCGTAAATAGCCCAAATCTGCCCAGCAGCAAAAGACTCCTGTTTCTTGTCTTTTTCAAAGTCACTGAACTCTGCATCTGGATAAATAAGCTGAACTGGTTGATCTGCTGATTTCAAGGGTGAATGCTCTGAAGTTTTGTCTGTGTTTGAGCTACCCACTGCCTCTTTTTCCCTCACCTCCTTAAGCTcctcttttaaattttgaacgCTCTCTTCAGAATAAAAGTTCTGCTTCCCCTTTACCTGTCGCTGATCTTTTTTATCAGCAGCCGAACCATTTTGTTCATTAATTTTAGCTGCCTCCTCATGTTCCTCTTCACCAGCACCAAATGGAGATCCAGTCCCTTCATCATCACTCACATTCTCCTTGTAGGAAACCTGATGCTTTTGTCGCGTAGATCTACGTGGATTCTTTTCTATGTGGGTAGAAAAACCAGGAACAGCATCACTGTCAAAACGAATCTCCTCTTCAGATTCAGAATCAGTACTGCCCACAGATTCAGAACTTTCACTGAATTCAGCTACCCgctttctccttctctttccaTTTGGCTTTACAGGGTCATCCACAGTATGGcgtttttttttgtgtgatttggTGTGTGATCTGTGAGTATGCACATTACCTTGAGATCCAACACCAACATTGAAAGCGCCATGATTCTGGCTATGGTTTTGTGCACCAAAAGCTTGCTGGGTTGAATTAATTGTTGGTGCTGTACTTTGCATATCAAATGCAACGAAGGGCCTATTGCAATGTTGACAGCGAAGAGATCTGTGTAAAACTTCCAGAAAATACTCATATCTAACAGAACAATGTGAGCACATGGTCCAAAAAGTAGGGCGGCCACGATTAGGCCCCTGATGAGATGTCTGTCTAGACTGTTGTTGCTGATGAGGATTTAAGTTTGTAAAACTGGGTCTGACAGTGGTTTGCATCACAGGATTAAAATTCATCTGAACATTCTGATGATGATGAGTTGGCATGGTAGCTCTGTTCATTGGAGCCCTGCGCAGATTCATATCAAGCCTAGATCGTTTTTCTCCATCTAAAAGAACTCTTTGAGCTTCCCCAATCAGTTTAAATGCCGCTTCTGCACCAGAAAACTTGTTTTTGTCAGGATGAAGTTGGAGAGCAAACTTCCTGTATTGCTTCTTAATTGTTGCATCATTAGCCGTCAGCTCAATTTGAAGAATTTTATACCAGTCCATCTCATTGCCAAACAATTTCTGATCAGCAAAGCAATGCACATCACAGACAATAAGCATCTGATTAATATTCTCCAAATCAGGATATAGTTGTTGAGCCTTAAGAACAAATTTTCGAGCCCCGTTGAAatctttgttttgcattttcttttcagcAATTTCCTTGGCCCTTACGGCCTCTTCTTTATTGCACTCCATCAAAAATTCAGATTTCAAAACCTGAAAGTGAGTGCTATTGCCACGCACACTGACAACCAAGCTACATTTAATTTGTAACTCTTACTGTGTGAACAGATCCTCCAAGACCCCACAagtcgaaaaaaaaaattacagtctACACATTCAGATTGACCC
Above is a genomic segment from Vigna radiata var. radiata cultivar VC1973A chromosome 10, Vradiata_ver6, whole genome shotgun sequence containing:
- the LOC106775955 gene encoding uncharacterized protein LOC106775955 → MECNKEEAVRAKEIAEKKMQNKDFNGARKFVLKAQQLYPDLENINQMLIVCDVHCFADQKLFGNEMDWYKILQIELTANDATIKKQYRKFALQLHPDKNKFSGAEAAFKLIGEAQRVLLDGEKRSRLDMNLRRAPMNRATMPTHHHQNVQMNFNPVMQTTVRPSFTNLNPHQQQQSRQTSHQGPNRGRPTFWTMCSHCSVRYEYFLEVLHRSLRCQHCNRPFVAFDMQSTAPTINSTQQAFGAQNHSQNHGAFNVGVGSQGNVHTHRSHTKSHKKKRHTVDDPVKPNGKRRRKRVAEFSESSESVGSTDSESEEEIRFDSDAVPGFSTHIEKNPRRSTRQKHQVSYKENVSDDEGTGSPFGAGEEEHEEAAKINEQNGSAADKKDQRQVKGKQNFYSEESVQNLKEELKEVREKEAVGSSNTDKTSEHSPLKSADQPVQLIYPDAEFSDFEKDKKQESFAAGQIWAIYDTVDGMPRFYALIKKVFSPGFKLRITWFEPDAEEKDEIHWINEQLPVACGEHRLGNTEITEDPLMFSHLIVCEKYGRSRYKVYPRKGETWALFKNWDIKWHMDAESHRQYDFEFVEILSDYIEGVGVVVAYLGKLKGFTSLFSQLDGGKHTIQIPSAELFRFSHRVPSFKMTGQERVGVPVGSWELDPVSLPRNIEEIDVPGDLDINVGHCPSSGNGTRSSDMSKFAREVDASTAKHNLERNNSSKENKDPVEHTGSNLSSSDAEAFEIPDPEFYNFDGGRSIEKFQVGQIWAFYGDEDGLPKYYGQIKKIRIRPEPELQVTYLTNCWIPENCLRWEDKDMLISIGRFKIKTCASPYTYSDTRSISHQVQTITNSKKEYEIFPRKGEIWALYKNWTTKIKRSDLANLKYDIVEVVGENDLWMDVVPLELVSGYKSVFKSNLNARSARTMRIFWKELLRFSHQIPAFKLTEEHGGNLRGFWELDPGALPPYYFSSK